TGTGTGATGGCAGTTGAGGCCCACCTTTCTGGGCTGGCACGGTCAGGCTGGCAGTCTTCCTATGGCACTCCCCCcggtggaggctgttgtaggtgACAGCGTTGGACGTCACAGTCAGCTGGGCTGGGGTGTCCTCTCCACCGACGTTGTGCACCTCCACTATCACATCAAAGTCTGTCCCCAGGATGGCCTGGGCGTGTTTGATCTTCAGCTCCAGCTGCCCTGGTGCTCCATTTGGCTGCGTTACCCGACGTCCTGCCTTCTCATACACCTCACGCTCCTTCACTGAACCTGGTAGAAAGGAAGGAGGATGTCATACTGTTAAATTAACGGTGTGTTCGTGTGGTATGTGTCCAAAGTGACACCCTTCCCTTGGGGGTATTtgtagtgtgtaacagtctactgtCCTCTTTAGGTTCTCTTCCCATCTGTGCTAGTATTTGTGCAGGTGTGAACATTACAGTATGTTTGTTTAAGGGAAGGAAGTGAATACCTTCGGGGTATTTGTAATGTTTAGTGATGTCCTCTCTGTAGTCTCCGTACACACTCTTGGTGCTGATGTTTTGGCCCACTGTATTCTGGTTGAGGGAAACTTGTGAGCGTTGGCCATCTGGGTAGACGATCCAGGTGACCAGGTCTGCGTTCACCTCAGAGAACACGAAGGCTGCATCATACTTCATCCCCACATCACCGTCCCTCACCGCCTTGACTGGGCAGGGCCCACAACAGTACACCCCTGAGAAGGAGGAGATAGGGATGAGGGCAAGAAAAACTACTTTACAGAAAAACATGTATgaaatgtaacttcctgtagtaGCCCAACCATAAAAAAAAATAGATTTTTAAAGGGAATAGTAAACCAAGACTGGTCATGAATATGAAGTGGGACCGTACCATCACTCCTCTCCTGTGGGGTGGGATCCAGAGCCTGCCACCCATCATAGCCTTTAGGAAGATCTTCCCTGTCCATCCAGGACTCCACCCAGCAATGGTAGTtcctacacccacacacacaatcatacagTGCTGATTCTGCATAATTCTAAGCTGATATCTAGAAATGAAAGCAACATGAAAACTATAGAAGTGTAGGTTGTGAGCCTTACCAGATCATGTCCTTCCTGCCTTCAGACACACTCTCCAGCTGCTCATCATACAGATAGTCCACATTCAGGTTGCCATCAGTGTCATGGGCAGAAGAGTAGTTTGTAACTGGGCGAGTGGGTATGCCCAGACAGCGAAGAACTGTGTGATGGGTGAGAGAAAGGAACCAATCAGCAAACAGCATATAGTCTGTTTATAGCTTAATATACTGTAGCTGAATGAAATATTTGATAGTGCAAATATAGAACCAGAGAGTGTTAGGAAATTAGCTGAGAGAGAGCCAAAACGAGAGAGCCATcttgtgtcagtgtgttgtctcctatgtttttatttatttttaatttcacctttatttaaccaggtaggccagttgagaacaagttctcatttacaactgcgacttggccaagataaggCAAAGcattgcgacacaaacaacaacacagagttacacatggaataaacaaatgtacagtcaataacacaataggaaaacaatctatatacagtgtgtgcaaatgaggtaagattagggaggtaaggtaataaataggccatagtggtgaagtaattacaatttagcaattaaacactggagtgatagatgtgcagaagatgaatgtggaagtagagatactggggtgcaaaggagcaaaataataataataaataatatggggatgaggtagttggatggactatttacagatgggctatttacagatgggctatgtacaggtgcagtgatctgtgagctgctctgacagctaatgcctaaagttagtgagggagaataGAGTCtcaagcttcagtgatttttgcaattcgttccagtcattggcagcagagaactggaaggaaaggcggccaaagggggaataggctttgggggtgaccagtgaaatataccgctggagcgcgtgctacgggtgggtgctgctgtggtgaccagtgagctgagataaggcggggctttacctagcaaagacttatagatgacctggagccagtgggtttggcaacgaatatgaagcgagggccagccaacgagagccaGCCAACGAGGTCGCAgccagcatacaggtcgcagtggtgggtagtatatggggctttggtgacaaaacggatggcactgtgatagactgcatccaatttgctgagtagagtgttggaggctattttataaatgacatcgccgaagtcaaggatcggtaggatagtcagttttacgagggtatgtttgccagcatgagtgaaggatccTTTGTTGcaaaaataggaagccgattttagatttaattttggattggagatgcttaatgtgagtctggaaggagagtttacaatctaaccagatacctaggtatttgtaattgtccacatatgtgtctctcacctgtacaggctACGCCTGAAAACACCCAGCACTGTCCGTAGCGCACCCTCTGTGCCCCGGCCTCACTCCAGCGCCTGAGGATGGGCACACTGCCAGTCCAACGTGTTGGCGGCACCCCGTCATCGTACTTCCCGTCCCAACGGCCCGACACCACGCCAAGGTCATCATTAGCGTTCACCTGCACAGGTGTAGAGCAGGCAGGTTAATTACTGTGAGATTAGAACTATTCCCAATGTGTAGAAATAATGAAGTTATAGGGTGAACCTTACCATGGCAGTAATTGTCCTGCTCACGTACACTGGGTCTGCTCGGTTGGCTGTGTCCATCTCTGGGTTTGTCAGTGCAGCAGGTGAATTGTCCAGGATTTCAAAACAGATGTCCACCACATCTTGTTCAAACTATGAAAAATGAGGGATTATACGGAAAAATATTATGAGAATGCATTAGGTGAGCTCATGATGACGTAGATACACATCTCAAACCAGTGTTAAAAATACATACATAGAATTGTTGATTATGACTGTGACTATGTACTTTCTCCTCACTGGATGGAGACAATAAGCCATGCAGGTTGTTTGTCTATCTCTTTCTCAATGTCTATGtgactatgtctctgtctctctcagatgaGAAAAACCCACGTTTGAGTGGTTGGCATTTTCACACATCCAGTGTAAAAATGTCTTACATCCACCAGAGACATTTCCTCTGCCAGCTGGTGCATGGTGTCTCCAAACGACACCAAGCTGTGACAATTCACACAGGCCACCATCAAGCCTACAGACTTGACAGAAACCACTGGCTGCCAACACCCACCCACATGCCCCGTTGTTAATCTTTCTGTTTGGAATGCCTCAGCTAGAACTGTGATTCAGGCTGCACATCACTGAGATCTGGTTCTCATTGGATCGATAGGTTGATAATGGGATCAACAGGTTTGGGCTCTCTATTCTATCTCAGCTGTTTtggctgtgctgtttatttgctACCTGTCCAAAGTTCCAGGGTAGTGAGGAAATCTGGTCCCAGGAACCCTGGTAAAGGAGGCCATTTTCATTCAGGATGTACTCCTCTAGCAGCTCCTCGTCAGGGAGGTACACAGAGTCAGCTGGGAGGGAGAAAAATAAAGACTCAGAGAAGAGTGAGGCATTCTTGTTGTAGTGATATCACACAACTGACAACTTTCATATAAGCAATCTGTTCCACTAATTTCATATTTTTCTATATGTTGTTATAATTTCATGTTCGGCTCAAATGTATTTCAAAGTAATCACAGGGACAGGCACAAATACACAACTGAAGACAGTATCTTCCCTGACTCTGACCTTCTGAGAGTGGCACCTCCCTGAGCCCTCCACCTTGCCAAAAGAGCAAATAAAACAGGACAGGGTGCAGTGCCGCAACACTGAGCACTTTCAATACTTCTTTACTGAttcaactagtgtgtgtgtgcatatgcacGCAGGACATGCATGTGTGAGCTCACCTTTGCACCAGGGGTTGAAGAGCAGGTAGAACGTCTCTGGTGTTGTCTTCTCCAGGATGTGTCCGTCAGGGGAGAGGAGCAGCACTGTCACGCTGTAGAGTCCCACAGGGGCATCTGCTGGGCTGTGGATCGTCAGCAGCACCTCACTCTGAGCCCCCTGCTGGCGGAACCACCACTTGTCCCTGCCAGCACGGGCATCCAACACCTTCACCACCATCTCACCCTCCTTAcctaaacacacaaacaaaaccaCACATATACTGGCAGTCAAAGCTGTTTTACCAGACCATTTTATTTTTTGTATCTGTCAATCATAActaactcctcctcccactgtgcAGTAGTATCCACTCTATTGCTGACTTAAGTTTATGGTCCTTGTCCTTGAGTTGCTTACCTAGATGCAAGATTATGGCTAGTTTGTGTTTAGGGGGCAGGGTTGTGTGGCACTGCAAGGCAAGGGAGAAGGGCTGCCCCCGACGAACCAGCAGCCTTTCCACGTCCATCTCCTCTGTACGATGGGCATGGCTGTTCACCTGGCAAAGCAGGTCCATCCCCATAAATACACCTGGAACACAAAGAAATAAAAAGCATAGGGTTCAGTCACTTCTAAAAAAAAACTATTCTACTGTATAGTTACAAATAATGAGTTCAAGAGGATGTTTTAGGGGTTAACCAGACCACACTTGTACTATTACTCTTGTAGATATTCATATTTATAGAGAGATCTCTAGTTTAGTCGTATCAATCACAATTGTCCCATGTTGTACAGGTCAAACCACAGAAAGGTCAGACAAGTCATCTTGTTGAGCCTGACTATCAGTGTGAGTCATAAAATCAAGGACCGTCCGTAGACAACTCCACTCAAGCATGTGGCACTGTGTGAAAACATTCATATTGCTGTTTTGATATTAAAGGGTTATGACAATGATTGCCAGAAATGTATGTTAATCCTATATTGTAACAGTAGCGCGGGAGAAAGCTTTTTTTAAAGAACAGAGGTGAATAACAAAGTTTGATGCTTTTTGCAATGTTCTTTATAAACCATCAAGTAATATGTAAGTATAGACCTGGTTTGCCAGGTCGGATTGGCACAAAAGAAATCTAAGCCATCAAACTGAAGTCATCCTTCAGCCATTCCTGAGGTTAGACACACTTGTGTGCCATATACTAtgatcacacacagagacacagacagaaacagaccaaCTTTCATTTTTGACAAGGAGAAACACAGatctactgtatattctgttTAAATTTAGAAATGTACACATTTGAGAATAAACTTTGTCAGATAACACCTCTGCTCCATCCTCATATTTGTATGATTAGCGCATGTGAGCCTGTTGGTCTCATGCTCTCCTGGTATGCATTGCTTAAATTAGAATGAGTGACCTTAACACACGGCTGTGAATTCATCCGGCAGCACATTTTTCACAGACATAGAAATTGCTTGTAATATTTGTCTCCTCTACTTCGGAGGGCACTACCAATGGTTTAAAAAATATGTGAAATAACGGTAAATCCCTTACCGTTTTGGTCAGTCATTCTCCACTCTTTGTGGTGAATAACTCCTCTGTGAATCTTCTCTTCTCTGCCGTGTAACCTCCTTTTATGGTAAGTTTGACTCCTCTTTTGTCTTTTCACACAGTCCTGAAGGTGTATGCATCACTTTTCTAGCCGTCTCCACCAGCACCCAGTATTTATACTGGAGAGGAACGGCCCTGTCCTAGTGCTCAAACACACATGTTCACCCATACACACCTCCCGTTCACTGTTCTCCCTGACCTCTGACATCACACTCTGTGAAGATCTAGAACAGAGGTGTACCCACAAtctgtgcgcgcgtgcgtgcgtgtgtgtgtgtgtacgtgcttgATTGGATGCGTGCCcatgcgtgcatgcatgtgtgtgtgtacgtgcgtgatTGGATGCGTGcccatgcgtgcgtgcgtgtgtgtgtgtgtgtgtgtgtgtgcgtgattggtacgtgcgtgcgtgtgtgtgtgattgtacgtgcgtgcgtgcccatgcgtgcgtgcgtgcgtgattgGTGCGTGCccatgcgtgcgtgcgcgtgtgtgtgtgtgtacgtgcgtgatTGGATGCGTGcccatgcgtgcgtgcgtgcgtgtgtgtgtgtgtgtgtgtgtgtacgtgcgtgatTGGATGCGTGcccatgcgtgcgtgtgtgtgtgtgtgtgtgtacgtgcgtgattggatgcgtgcgtgtgtgtacaagCTTGAATTGGGAAGCACAAGCTCTGCCTACTTCAATATTTTACTTCTACTGAAAAAAGCATGAGAGCCCAAATATTTACTATAGTTTGTGTCAGCCGTGTGCGGGAACCTTTTTCTCCCACTGTGATCTAAGTGTTCTCTGTTAAGCGGATAAAGGGTTCAGGGCATAGGGCACACTTTTACTAATCCAACAGTTTTCCAGTAAATGCTTTGCATACATGGCCACTTTTATTCTTTATGTATAAAGCCTGAAAGTCACCAATTACAAAATATACAAGTTGAATAAGTTTACAGCATGATATACTTGAGAAGGAAAATAAAATTTTGTTCAGCTGAATTGCAGTCCAGGACATTGACTGGAGCTATTTTTCCTGGCACATGGTGAAGCAAAACAATCAAACCCAAGCTGGTTTTAAATTTTAAAAAGTTCAACATCCATTTAAACAAACATTTAACATCAACTATAGGACATCGATTACACATCCAATACAGTGAAATctggggctcctgagtggctcagcggtctaaagcactgcatctcagtgctagaggcactcagttccaggctgtatcacaactggctgtgattgggagtcccatagagtccaTAGGGTGAGGCACAATTGCCCCAGTGTTGTCCAGGTtatggtttggctggggtaggctgtcattgtaaaaaattatttgttcttaactaacttgcttAGTTAATTAAAAAGCTGAAAGTGTATTTATACTGAAATTATGTGAAAAGTGGGAAGGGTACTTCTACTAAAATACATTGTGTTGAAATATCATAACGGTGATCTTTTTACCTATCCATATGATGTCTCTATGTCCCAATGTTAAAGAATAATAGTAAAAGCAAGAAGGGAAATGTTTATACTGGAACGCATGCTGTTGAAATATCAGCTCATGTATCATCTGTCGTTCAATGTCATGTCATGAGGGTCAACGCTCCAAGTTCAAGTCGTTATTACATTTGTGAGACTCAACTTAAGTCCAAGTCATAGGATTCAAGTCCACCATTCTACTACTAATTTACAATATAGTAATAAAATATAATAGAGTACTTTTTGAGTGTGTACATGCTCACTATCAGTTGTACTTATTAGGCTGTGTGAAGTTACAATTTAGGAGTAATTGAATGGTGAGTGTGCAAGAGGTACGTGTGTTTGCCAGCCAGACCATGTGTCAGGAAGTCATATTCCAATATTGGAGTAAGGAGACACACTACAAGAGAAACAATATGAGGGAAATGTCTTCATCACCATGACAGCACCGAGCCTCCTTGCTACAGTGTGTGACATATTTGGTTAATTCTCAGTGACTATAAATAGGAAATGAGCCCTATGGAATTGCGTGAGTGGAAAGTGGAGGGAACAATAACATCTCTAACAATAACATCTCTAATCACTCTGATGGTAGCAGATTCTCACTGTGCTGTTACGTCGCTAGGGTGGTGCTTGCTTTTGCTGACACACAGAAGCCCCTCTGTCCTGCTGACACAGGGGGCAAACAACCCGGTGATCATTCTGCCCCACCCAAAAGAAAGACTGAGGAATGCTGTGACGGTAAGATTTCGGGAAAATGGGGTGTCCACCGCTCACAGAACTTCTTCCACATAGCACCTAGGTGACGATGACAGTTGACCAGTATGACTAGTCACACACCACTACTATGTGACTCCCTTTTTGGGAGGTCAGAGAGGATATGAAAACAACATGGCAGGCTGTAAAGGTCAAGTCTGGTGTATAGTGATATACAGTCAGTGAGTGGATAAGCCACGTTTTAATAAAATAATCACTGGTCCAAGTGTTCACACCAGGGGGAGCTATTAActctgcacttgtgaaggtggtaaattaccttttattggcatcagaccgaggctctgcatctgtcctcgtgctcctagaccatagtgctgcttttgataccatcgatcaccacattcttttggagagattggaaacccaaattggtctacacggacaagttctggcctggtttagattttatctgtcggaaagatatcagtttgtctctgtgaatggtttgtcctctgacaaatcaactgtacattttggtgttcctcaaggttccgttttaggaccactattgttttcactatatatttgaactcttggggatgtcatttgaaaacataatgttaactttcactgctatgcggatgacacacagctgtacatttcaatgaaacgtggtgaagccccaaaattgcccttgctagaagcctgtgtttcagacataaggaagtggatggctgcaaactttgtacttttaaactcagacaaaacagagatgcttgttctaggtcccaagaaacaaagagatcttctgttgaatctgacaattaatcttaatggttgtacagtcatctcaaataaaactgtaaaggacctcggcgttactctggaccctgatctctcttttgacgaacatatcaagactgtttcaaggacagcgtTTTTCCATcgacgtaacattgcaaaaatcagaatcTTTCTGTCTAAAAATTtggcagaaaaattcatccatgattacttctaggttagactactgcaatgctctactttccggctacccggataaagcactaaataaacttcagttagtgctaaataaggctgctagaatcctgattaGAACCAAAAactttgatcatattactccagtgctagcctctctacactggcttcttgacaaggcaagggctgatttcaaggtttttactgctaacctacaaagcattacatgggcttgctcctacctatctctctgatttggtcctgccatacatacctacacgtacgctacggtcacaagacgcaggcctcttaATTGtcactagaatttctaagcaaacagctggaggcagggctttctcctatagagctccatttttatggaatggtcttacctacccatgtgagagacgcagactcggtctcaacctttaagtcttaactgaagactcatctcttcagtgggtcatatgattgagtgtagtctggccctggagtgtgaaggtgaatggaaaggctctggagcaacgaaccgcccttgctgtctctgcctggccagttcccctctttcctctgggattctctgcctctaaccctattacaggggctgagtcactggcttactggtgctcttttatgacgtccctaggaggggtgcgtcacttgagtgggttgagtcactgatgtgatcttcctttctgggttggcgcccccccccttgggttgtgccgtggcggagatctttgtgggctatactcgggacttgtctcaggatggtaagttggtggttgaagatatccctatagtggtgtgggggctgtgctttggcaaagtgggtggggttatatccttcctgtttggccctgtccgggggtatcatcggatggggccacagtgtctcctgacccttcctgtctcagcctccagtatttatgctgcagtagtgtgtcggggggctagggtcagtttgttatatctggagtacttctcctgtcttatccggtgtcctgtgttaatttaagtatgctctctctaattctccctttctctctttctttctctctctcggaggaccagagccctaggaccatgcctcaggactacctggcatgatgactccttgctgtccccagtccacctggccgtgctgctgctccagtttcaactattctgcctgcggctatggaatcctgacctgttccccGGACGTGctacttgtcccagacctgctagagacagcaggagtggtagagatacttttaatgatcggctatgaaaagccactcaacatttactcctgaggtgctgacttgctgcaccctcgacaactactgtgattattattatttgaccatgctggtcatttgtgaacattttaacatcttggccatgttttgttataatctccacccggcacagccagaagaggactggccacccctcatagcctggttcatctcttggtttcttcctaggttttggcctttctagggagtttttcccagccaacttgcttcaacacctgcattgcttgctgtttggggttttaggctgggtttctgtacagcactttgagatatcagctgatgtacgaaggtctatat
This is a stretch of genomic DNA from Oncorhynchus nerka isolate Pitt River linkage group LG25, Oner_Uvic_2.0, whole genome shotgun sequence. It encodes these proteins:
- the LOC115108900 gene encoding protein-glutamine gamma-glutamyltransferase 2-like; its protein translation is MTDQNGVFMGMDLLCQVNSHAHRTEEMDVERLLVRRGQPFSLALQCHTTLPPKHKLAIILHLGKEGEMVVKVLDARAGRDKWWFRQQGAQSEVLLTIHSPADAPVGLYSVTVLLLSPDGHILEKTTPETFYLLFNPWCKADSVYLPDEELLEEYILNENGLLYQGSWDQISSLPWNFGQFEQDVVDICFEILDNSPAALTNPEMDTANRADPVYVSRTITAMVNANDDLGVVSGRWDGKYDDGVPPTRWTGSVPILRRWSEAGAQRVRYGQCWVFSGVACTVLRCLGIPTRPVTNYSSAHDTDGNLNVDYLYDEQLESVSEGRKDMIWNYHCWVESWMDREDLPKGYDGWQALDPTPQERSDGVYCCGPCPVKAVRDGDVGMKYDAAFVFSEVNADLVTWIVYPDGQRSQVSLNQNTVGQNISTKSVYGDYREDITKHYKYPEGSVKEREVYEKAGRRVTQPNGAPGQLELKIKHAQAILGTDFDVIVEVHNVGGEDTPAQLTVTSNAVTYNSLHRGECHRKTASLTVPAQKAHKEVLRLRYDHYGACVSEHNLIRVTALLQVSGQPEVILQEVNIQLSMPQLHVKVVGDAVVSRKLIAHISFTNPLPITLRGGVFTVEGAGLTAAREIQAPDDIGPGQEVKVKLSFKPTRAGLRKLMVDFDADRIRDVKGIVTLIVRNK